The Bacteroidota bacterium DNA window ATACGGTATAGTACCCAGCCGCAACATTTACTATACTACTGTTTGTACTCCCATTACTCCAATTATAAGTATATGGAAGAATACCTCCATGAGGTGTAACAGATGCCTGTGCCTGTACACTGCAACTTCCATCAAATGAAGATGTGTCAAGTGGAAGAGGTAGTTTCTGTACATTAACCGCGCCCGTTGCAGTGCATCCGTTAGCATCGTTAATAGTAACAACATAGGTACCCGCATTTAACCCTGAAACACTTACGGTAGTTTTCCCATTACTCCAAAGATAATTATAAGGTGAAGTGCCATTTACCGCAGAGGCTGTTGCTGTTGCTGCATCTGGAGGACAAGTCCATTTTGGAAGTGAGAATCCAACACCCAATAGTGGAGACTGTGTAACAACAACTGTTGAAATTGAAACACAAGCTCCATCACTTACCGTTAAAGTATACGTACCAGGAGCATTAACTGAAGGGGTAAAAGTATTGGCTCCACTAACAATTCCGGGACCTGTCCAGGATGGTATTGCCCCAATAGTAGACGATGATCCATTTAAAATTTTTACTGGATTTGTGCAGGTGATTGTCTGCATTAGCCCCGCGTTCACATTCGGCTTCGATCCCGTATTTGTTATGTTAATAGTAAAAGATGTACTACAGCCGTTAGACCCGGTAATAACATATATGTGAGTACCCACTGAAACAGAAGAAACAGTATAGGGTGTGTTTACGTTAGATGCTATTGTAATAACCCCTTCAGAAATTGTATAGACAGGGTTACCATTTGTTACACTGGTAATAACAAACGAACCTGTGGACGAAGAACATGAGGCATTAACAATTGTAATATTAGGTACAAAAGTCGCCGCGGGACCAGCAATAGTGAAATTTCCGTATAATGTATCACATGTCATAGTTACGGTATAGGTATAAGTTCCGGGACAAAGATTATTTACAGTATTCGAGGATGAAGAAGTATTGATTGTTTGCATACCATTATTATAGTAATAACTAAATGGGGGTATTTTGCAGCCTGCTACCAAATTTAATGTAGCTGACCCATTACAAGCGCAGGAAACTGCAGAGCTTGTTGTAACACTTACTGTTTGTGTTGATGCCACTGATAATCCGCAACTTTTTATGTTAAATTGTGAAATTGTTGCATCTCCTTCAATCCCCACCACCCCTCCACAAGTAGTTTGGAAAGCGCCAGGCGTTACAGGGTATGTACAGGCAGATGTTCCGGCCAAATATGCATAACAACCAAAAACGCTAATACAGCCTCCCCCACCATGTCCACTCTCATTATTAGGACTTGATGAGTTTCCAGTACCAATAAAACCCGAACATAAAAGGTTACCGGCCTGATCGAGAGTAGTAATAAAATTATCTTCAGTACCAGCAAATACTGTTTGATAAGCACAAGAAGTAACAGGAAAATTATGACTGTATGTATCTCCTCCAACAACAATATTATTATTCACATCACAATCAACGCCCATTGGTTCTTCGTCATATGGACTGCCACTACCTGTACCTCCAAGTAAAGTTCCCCATTTGCGAACACCGTTCGCATCAAATTTTGCTACAAATCCGTCAGCATACCCTCCTCCAAAAGCTGTTTGAAACGCTCCTGCGGTGGCAAAAAGACCAATCCCTCCTGGGCCACAGGTGCTTCCTACGATAATAATATCTCCTGCACCATCTACAGCTATTGCAGCCCCAAAATCAACCTGATTTCCTCCATAATAAGTTGCCCAAAGCCGATTTCCACCAGGTAAAAATTTTGCCAGGAAGGCATCAGTATTAATCACATTACTTATCGAACCTCCTCCAAATATAAATTGATGGCACCCAGCTGTCACAGGAAAATTTCCCTGTGTAGCACCGGTAATATAAATTTCATTAGTCACTTGGTCTACCGCAATTCCATTTCCTTTATCGTTATTTACATTGGGAGAATTGTTTCCTCCAAAATACGTACCCCAGATACGTTGTCCATTAGGTTGAAATTTAACTATGAAGACATTTATTTTTGAAGTTGCTGATCCTCCTAGTGCCGACTGAAATGCCCCAGCAGTACTAATACCTGCTGCAGAACTTGTTTCACCAACCCCAACAATATTATTTTGGTTATCGGTGCGCACATCGCGAATTACACCATTATAAAATGTAGAAAATTGGCGCATTCCTAAATTATTTAATTTAACAATGAAACCTATACCGTAAAAAGGTTGATGTACAACGTTTAGTCCAACATTCCCTATAGGGAATCCAGCAACAGCATTACCACAAAATATAACATTATTTGAAGCATCGGAACAGATACCTAGTCCCTGGCTAGCACCATAATACGTGGCAAAATTCCGTATATTTCCATTTGATTGAAAACTAACAACAAACGCGTCGGAGTATGAAGCAGCGGAAAAAGCTGTTTGAAATACACCGACTGTAACCGGGAAATTAATCGATGATGTTCTACCGGTGGTTATTATATTACCCAGTTTATCATTTGCATTAGCCACGGCCACATCGGCTCCGCTCCCGCCATAATATGTTATCCATGGGTCAATGATAAGCGGATAATTCCTATTATAATTTGATATGTTAAATCCTATTCGTGTGTTTCCATTTTCTTCAGATAAGCGTTTATATGTTGATCTTATTGCAATTTCCTTTCCGTCAATATTTTGATAAACTTTTGGAATCCATTCAAGTACTACACCCATTTCTGTTTTAACTTGTATTTTATCTTCATTCATTAAAATATTATCCATCCCGGAATAAGTCAATTTTATATCTCCTGGACGGCCGCCAGGATTAACAATTATATCGTATTTCAATCCGTGCTCTTTTCCTCCATAGTACACAATATCAATTCCTTTGTAAACATTTTTGTAAGTTATCTTATTATATTGAGTTATCCCTGTAATTCCCTCAGGACAATATGCCTTGTAAAAATTTACTAACCCCGGAATTTTATCGTTATTTATTGTTTGAATGTTTTCATTACATCCCGAAAAATTAACATCTACCCTGTATCCTTTCAGGGTAGAATTTTGCATGAAATTATCCTTATAAAGTTGTTCATCGGCTTCGTCTCTTATCAAGCCTTTGCTAATCGCTTCATCGGCGTTTTCCTCCGCATTTCGAATTAAATCAGCCATATTAGTTATCACATAGCTGATACCTGTTTTACGTATGTAAACATCAGTTCCGCCACCGTCACCTTTATATAAAACATCAGGCCGAAGTTGTTTGTTCATATCAATAATCTGTCCTTTGTTTTCGGTAAAGCACATGCCGTTCCCCATTAAAGACGGTGCAATGGCTGAAGGGAAGACCGATCCGGGTTTGGGCGCTTCATAACCAAAATTTTCTTGCGCTTTAACTACCTGAAGAGTTAAGGTTGAAATAAATAGCAAAAAGGGGAAAACAGCAGGTAAAGGCAAATATAATATATGTGAAAATTTTCTCATAACAATACTAATTAACTTACACATTCTTTTTAGCTGAAGAAAAGTACAAAAAAAGATTTTTGATAAATACCGTATTAACCCGCCTCTGATTTAATGATTAATCAGTATTTTTTTCATTGTGGCATTATCTCCGGTCATCAGCTTCATCAAATATAACCCATTTTCAAAGCCGCTTAAATCAATTGCTTCCACATATTTCATTTGCGCACCCGTTTCAAGCAATTTTTTGTATATGAGCTGCCCGGCGAGGTTATGCACTTCTATTTCTACCATTTTCTCCGGAATATTTTCAAGCATCAGTTCAAATTTTCCGTTCCCCGGATTGGGAAACACATTTGCGGAAAACAATTCATTTCCATCGGAAACCCCCGTGGTTATTGAATTACTGATATTTATATCATCAATATATAACATATTCTGATAACCTGTTGTATTGCGAAACTTGATCCGGACATTTGAAAATGAAGCAGAGCTATTCAATGGAATGATCTCGTTTCTCCATTGATCAGACGCAGGAACAAACCGTGTTGTACTGAAAGCCGGAGTCGCAGTGATGAGGCTTGCGCCATATTTTTTATACAGGCTTTTATAAGTAGCCCCGCAATCGGTTGAGATCAGCACTTCAAGCGTATCTTTTTTATAATTAAGAGTCGGATCGGCATAGGCCTGGTAAGCCATCCAGAATGAGAGAACTGGTGATACTGCCGAAGAAAGATCGATCGGATAAATAATAGATTCATCGATCGCTCCGGTAATAACATAATCGTAATTATTTACTACCAGTGAGGAAGCTCCCGTTTTTCCTGCAGTATTTGTTATCATCCAGCTTATATATCCATCCGGATTATTCAACATCCATCCCGGAAGCGTTGTGTTTTCGAAACTTTCAGCAAGCGGTAATGGTACGCCCGTAAGCATGGTTCCGAAAGTTGAAAACACTGTATCATTAACAATATTCATGTCCGTTATTCCATTGGGCTTTTTTACCCAAACTTTAAGCTTATGTGTGCCTGATGATAAAGAGATTGAAGGAAGCGTATAAGATTCGGAAGATAATGACGGCAACTTGCCGGTCCAGTTTATATTATTGACTGATCCTGCATCAATGCTGTAACTTATAGTAGCGGATTTCAGCGTATCCTTTGCTCTGTTCTGAATGATCAATGAAGGTGCAACATTAGAACTGCAATAATAGTAGTCCGAGGCGGTTTTCAGATTATGCAGACCGGCATCAACAGAAGGCATGTTTGTAAAAAAATTACCGGCAAAATCCATACATCCGAATTGTTGCGCCTGCGGGGGCAGTGTATGTCCCATGCCGGCAATGATATTGAGCGTTGCAGCGGCATTTGAATCAAGCATAATGTTATAGGCCCGTTTTACAGTGTTAACATAATAATCCTGATCACCCACCGTCATGCAGATCGGTATTTTTTTAGCATTGCTATAGTTATATTGGAAAGAGGTTTTATTTTCTACATCTGCGATAGATTGAACTGCAGGTGTCCACAGAAATAATCCTTTAAATAGTTTATAATTATCGAGTCCGTATTTAAGCGCGCTTCTTCCGCCCAAGGAGAATCCATTAAGATAAATATTGGTAGTATCAATATTGTACCATTTAATTGTTGAGTCGCGTGCAACGCGAATTATTTCCTGGTAACCCCAGGGTGAATAAAAATTTTTATCCGGGGTGCTTTGGTTACCATCAGGACATACAATGATACAGTTGTACAGAGGCGAAGTTGAAGCAGTTGAATTGGCCTGAATAGAATTTCTGTACTGGGTTCCGTTCCCGCCACTCCCATGCAACCCGATGACCAGTTTATATTTAGTAGCAGAAGAATAGGTTGTTGGCACATAATAAGCCAAAGTCCGCGCCCCTCCAAACTGAACTGTTTTGGTAAAGCTTCCTGTTGTTTGAGCGGTAAGAAGGGATTGAATAAACAATATTGAAAGAATTAACACTTTAATAGTGCTTCTTTTAAAAAAAAGTTCCCTAAAAAGATTTTCGTTTCTATATTTCATATCTTTTCATTTTGAATATTGTTTATCAGTCAGATCTATTATTAATGGAAGTTAGCTCCAATCTCTGCTAAAATCAATTCATAATTAAGTATATTTCTATATTTCAAAAACACATGCTATATTTATGTTATTTTAACATTAGAGTTGTAATGCTGAGCATATATCACTAAATACACAATAATTACAGAATAAATAAGACTGATCTAAAATTCAAAGACAATAAATAATCAACTTATTATCAGATATTTTTTACCGTTTTCTATATTTCTATTTATAAATATTTACTAAATTAAGTCGTATGAATTATGACAAAGTACTGGCTGATCTTATTAAAGGACTAAATAAATCCGAAAAACGTTATTTTAAAATAGATGCCGGCCGACACACTATAGGCGAGGAAAACAATTATGTAAAGCTCTTTAACCTGTTCGAACGGCAGGAGGATCACTCAAAAGTGTTTGCCAAAACACCGGCTAAAAATTTATCCGCTACAAAAAGACATTTGTACCAGACTGTGCTTAAAAGTATGAGAGGGTATTCTGAAAAATTCTCCGGATTTCAACTGATAAACGGGATACTTAGTGATGTATCCTATTTGTATTCCAAGGGACTTTATTCGCAATGCCAGCTACTTCTTGATAAGGCAAAAAAAATCGCCTATGACTATGAGCGATTTGAACAATTGATCACCATAATTTTTTGGCAAAAAATATTTTCAGGTGCAGATCCCTCTGATAAGGGCTATAGAAGCTTACAAAAACTGCATCAGGAAGATCAAAAGATATTAAGGATATTACAAGACATTGATGAATTAGAAGTTGTGGAACATGAGATCCTGAGCTTTGGCAGACGCAAGGGTTTTGCCCGTACAAAGAAAGAAATCAAAAGAATGCATCGATTTATGACCAGGCCAATTTTAAAAAATTCTCCCAAAAACAGGCCGCTGAGAGTGAATGTACCTTATTATGTGGCCTACAGCCTTTATTTTGCCGATACACATCAAATGGCAAAAAGCTATAATTACAGGAAGAAAGCTGTTGAATTATACGAATCGAAACCATTGCTTGTCAGTGAGTATTTCAAAAGTTATATGGGCCTCATGCACAACCTGATGGTCAGTCAGCGGAAATTAAAAAAATTTACCGGATTACTCGAAAGTATTGAAAGATTGAGAAGCACGCCGACCGACTCCCTGCATAAAGCATCGGCTATCTTTTCCGCAAGTTATATCTCCGAATTGAATCTTTACGTGAACAGGGGGCAGTTTGAAAATGGCATCAAATTAGTTCCCGAAATTGAAAAAGGCTTAAGAGATTTTAAAGATCAACTTTCGAACGAACATGTATTAATTTTTCAATGCAATATCGCCTACATGTATTTTGGAAATGAAGAATTCAGATCAGCATTGAAATGGTTAAACTATATTCTGCAAAATGAAGACAAATACCTACGTGAAGACGTGCAGGTTTTTGTCAGAATTCTAAGTCTGATTATTCACTATGAACTGGATAATCCGGATGTTGTTACTTATTACGAAAGAGCGGTCACCAGATTTTTAACGAAGAAAAGTCACAGGTTGAAAACCGAGAAAGCAGTTTTGAATTTTGTTAAAAGAAACATTCAAAAAACTAATACTAAGGAAGAGCTTAGTCGTACATTCCTTAAATTAAAAAATGAAATAAAAGAATATTTTAAAGATCCGATTGAAAACAGGATCCGGGAAGATTTCGACATTCTTTCCTGGATAAACAGTAAAATTGAAGGTCGACCGTTTGCAGAGATGATCAGAAATAAATATAAATAAATTTTTCGGCTAGTCAGAATTCTACTTCACCTCCACCAACTCCACATCAAACGTCAACTGCGCTTTTGCCGGTATTATAGGGGGCCGGCCGGCTTCACCATAAGCCAGCTCATAAGGAATTATTAAACGCATTTTGTCGCCTACATTCATCATACCTATTCCTTCATCCCATCCCTTTATTACTCTTCCCTGCCCTATAGGAAATTCAATAGGTTCACCGCGTTCAACAGATGAATCGAAAATTGTGCCATCATCTAAAAAGCCTGTGTAATGTACTTTAACATTTTGCCCGGCTTCTGCTTTTGCTCCGCTGCCTTTATTTACAATAATATATTTTAATCCGCTGGTTGTTGTTTGAACTTCTTTTCCGGTTATATCATACAATGTTGGCTTTATCGGGGCTTTTACTTCCAATAATTCTATATCTAAAAGAATTGTTGCTTTCGGCGGAATCACACCCTGGTAACCCTGCTCTCCATAAGCCAATTCGTATGGTATGATCAAACGGAATTTCTCACCCGTACGCATCAGCGAAACACCCTCATCCCATCCTTTTACAACCTGGTTTTTACCCAGCAAAAAACTAAAAGGTTTACCTCTGTCAGCTGTAGCGTCAAAAATAGTTCCATCGGTAAAATGGGCTACATAGTTTATCACAGCCCTTCCGCCCTGTACGGGTTTTTCTCCTTTAGGGTTTGCCTGGGCAATAAGATATTTTAAACCACTTGCTGTTTTGACCGTGTCACGTTTTTTAATATCATATAATTTAACGCCTTCTGAAACGCCCAGTAATTCAACATCAAATACAAGCGTAGAATTAGCAGGAATAGGCCCTGAATCCTGGTCACCATAACCTATTGCAGGTGGAATAATAAAAGTGGCTTTGTCGCCAACGTGCAGGTAGGCAATTCCCTCATCCCAACCTTTTATAACACGTCCGCGTCCCAGCATGAATTCAAAAGGCGTTCCACGCTTAACCGAACTATCAAAAACAGTATCATTGGTAAACTTACCGGTGTAGTGCACTTTCACATTATCGCCCTTATGCGCCTGTGGACCATTGCCCTGTGAAGTAATGGTATATTGAAGTCCGGAAGCTGTTTTTACAGTTTTAGGTTTGTCAACTTTTTTAGAAGTAACCTCAGCGGTCGGTTTGGTCTGTGCATGAGTACATATCATACCCGTAAAAAGTGCCAACCCTAAAATGAATATTTTTTGCATAACAGTTTTTATTTTACGTCAACTACTTCAATGTCAAATACAAGAGATGAATACGGAGGAATTGTTTGAAAACCCTGAGAACCATAACCCAGTGAAGAAGGTATCACCAACATTGCTTTCTCTCCCTTTTTCATTTTCTGAAGCGCTTCGTCCCAACCCGGAATAACCTGACCTTTTCCAACAGTGAGTTCAAAAGGCTTTCCCTCGTGCATATCAGAAGCATCGAATACATTGCCATTT harbors:
- a CDS encoding SBBP repeat-containing protein encodes the protein MRKFSHILYLPLPAVFPFLLFISTLTLQVVKAQENFGYEAPKPGSVFPSAIAPSLMGNGMCFTENKGQIIDMNKQLRPDVLYKGDGGGTDVYIRKTGISYVITNMADLIRNAEENADEAISKGLIRDEADEQLYKDNFMQNSTLKGYRVDVNFSGCNENIQTINNDKIPGLVNFYKAYCPEGITGITQYNKITYKNVYKGIDIVYYGGKEHGLKYDIIVNPGGRPGDIKLTYSGMDNILMNEDKIQVKTEMGVVLEWIPKVYQNIDGKEIAIRSTYKRLSEENGNTRIGFNISNYNRNYPLIIDPWITYYGGSGADVAVANANDKLGNIITTGRTSSINFPVTVGVFQTAFSAASYSDAFVVSFQSNGNIRNFATYYGASQGLGICSDASNNVIFCGNAVAGFPIGNVGLNVVHQPFYGIGFIVKLNNLGMRQFSTFYNGVIRDVRTDNQNNIVGVGETSSAAGISTAGAFQSALGGSATSKINVFIVKFQPNGQRIWGTYFGGNNSPNVNNDKGNGIAVDQVTNEIYITGATQGNFPVTAGCHQFIFGGGSISNVINTDAFLAKFLPGGNRLWATYYGGNQVDFGAAIAVDGAGDIIIVGSTCGPGGIGLFATAGAFQTAFGGGYADGFVAKFDANGVRKWGTLLGGTGSGSPYDEEPMGVDCDVNNNIVVGGDTYSHNFPVTSCAYQTVFAGTEDNFITTLDQAGNLLCSGFIGTGNSSSPNNESGHGGGGCISVFGCYAYLAGTSACTYPVTPGAFQTTCGGVVGIEGDATISQFNIKSCGLSVASTQTVSVTTSSAVSCACNGSATLNLVAGCKIPPFSYYYNNGMQTINTSSSSNTVNNLCPGTYTYTVTMTCDTLYGNFTIAGPAATFVPNITIVNASCSSSTGSFVITSVTNGNPVYTISEGVITIASNVNTPYTVSSVSVGTHIYVITGSNGCSTSFTINITNTGSKPNVNAGLMQTITCTNPVKILNGSSSTIGAIPSWTGPGIVSGANTFTPSVNAPGTYTLTVSDGACVSISTVVVTQSPLLGVGFSLPKWTCPPDAATATASAVNGTSPYNYLWSNGKTTVSVSGLNAGTYVVTINDANGCTATGAVNVQKLPLPLDTSSFDGSCSVQAQASVTPHGGILPYTYNWSNGSTNSSIVNVAAGYYTVSVSDATGCITTRTFQLQINKPVFSDFTVPSLACLGSLVTFTNIGTQPGSGITYNWFISPINVSGTTSNFSYTFLSAGTYGVNLNIGNGSCNDSKLVNITVINCSGPTITTTGSSVCPGSCATVTSVPTGGTSPYTYTWSNGATTQNINTCPVSTTMYTVTIKDTGGKTSTSSAVVTINPAITVITTVSTINCSGGNGSITAAGAGGSSPYVYTWSTSGGSGSTVSGLTAGNYTVTITDSNGCTGTSTAVLISPPALIGQFIKGTASCAGCGCKEWLMVSATGGTSPYTYSWPDGYTNRYKNQLCPGNYTINIKDKNGCSLNVNLTAP
- a CDS encoding choice-of-anchor J domain-containing protein codes for the protein MKYRNENLFRELFFKRSTIKVLILSILFIQSLLTAQTTGSFTKTVQFGGARTLAYYVPTTYSSATKYKLVIGLHGSGGNGTQYRNSIQANSTASTSPLYNCIIVCPDGNQSTPDKNFYSPWGYQEIIRVARDSTIKWYNIDTTNIYLNGFSLGGRSALKYGLDNYKLFKGLFLWTPAVQSIADVENKTSFQYNYSNAKKIPICMTVGDQDYYVNTVKRAYNIMLDSNAAATLNIIAGMGHTLPPQAQQFGCMDFAGNFFTNMPSVDAGLHNLKTASDYYYCSSNVAPSLIIQNRAKDTLKSATISYSIDAGSVNNINWTGKLPSLSSESYTLPSISLSSGTHKLKVWVKKPNGITDMNIVNDTVFSTFGTMLTGVPLPLAESFENTTLPGWMLNNPDGYISWMITNTAGKTGASSLVVNNYDYVITGAIDESIIYPIDLSSAVSPVLSFWMAYQAYADPTLNYKKDTLEVLISTDCGATYKSLYKKYGASLITATPAFSTTRFVPASDQWRNEIIPLNSSASFSNVRIKFRNTTGYQNMLYIDDINISNSITTGVSDGNELFSANVFPNPGNGKFELMLENIPEKMVEIEVHNLAGQLIYKKLLETGAQMKYVEAIDLSGFENGLYLMKLMTGDNATMKKILINH
- a CDS encoding FKBP-type peptidyl-prolyl cis-trans isomerase, with protein sequence MQKIFILGLALFTGMICTHAQTKPTAEVTSKKVDKPKTVKTASGLQYTITSQGNGPQAHKGDNVKVHYTGKFTNDTVFDSSVKRGTPFEFMLGRGRVIKGWDEGIAYLHVGDKATFIIPPAIGYGDQDSGPIPANSTLVFDVELLGVSEGVKLYDIKKRDTVKTASGLKYLIAQANPKGEKPVQGGRAVINYVAHFTDGTIFDATADRGKPFSFLLGKNQVVKGWDEGVSLMRTGEKFRLIIPYELAYGEQGYQGVIPPKATILLDIELLEVKAPIKPTLYDITGKEVQTTTSGLKYIIVNKGSGAKAEAGQNVKVHYTGFLDDGTIFDSSVERGEPIEFPIGQGRVIKGWDEGIGMMNVGDKMRLIIPYELAYGEAGRPPIIPAKAQLTFDVELVEVK